One genomic window of Daphnia pulex isolate KAP4 chromosome 12, ASM2113471v1 includes the following:
- the LOC124209225 gene encoding keratin-associated protein 19-2-like, with translation MANISFKITLLIVALMFVAVTVATKAKVYYGYGGYGGYYGGHYGKGYGYGHGYGVPTYGYAKGYVPAYHNEYGYGYY, from the exons A attaCTTTGCTCATCGTCGCTTTGATGTTCGTGGCTGTGACTGTGGCGACCAAAGCCAAGGTTTACTACGGCTACGGTGGTTATGGAGGTTACTACGGAGGCCATTACGGAAAAGGTTATGGATACGGTCATGGATATGGCG TTCCAACATACGGTTACGCCAAAGGATACGTGCCCGCCTATCACAACGAATATGGCTACGGCTATTATTAA
- the LOC124209221 gene encoding endocuticle structural glycoprotein SgAbd-3-like: MKFIVALAFLAVALAAPQGDKKPIEIVSSNSEMNADGSYSFDFESADGTKVSESGSQKQVGPKPEDIGTVSKGSYSFTTPDGVVLTVNWVADENGFQATGDHLPTPPPMPEHVVKMLADLKAAGVL, translated from the exons atgaaattc ATCGTCGCTCTCGCTTTCTTGGCCGTGGCCCTCGCCGCACCTCAAGGAGATAAGAAGCCCATCGAAATTGTGTCATCCAATAGCGAAATGAACGCAGACGGCAGCTACTCATTCGA TTTCGAGTCTGCAGATGGGACCAAAGTGTCTGAGAGCGGCAGCCAGAAACAAGTTGGTCCCAAACCGGAGGATATCGGGACCGTGTCCAAGGGCTCCTACTCGTTCACGACTCCCGACGGCGTCGTCCTCACCGTCAATTGGGTGGCCGATGAAAACGGATTCCAGGCCACCGGCGACCACCTGCCCACTCCTCCACCCATGCCCGAGCACGTCGTCAAGATGCTCGCAGACCTCAAAGCCGCCGGAGTCCTGTAA
- the LOC124209216 gene encoding calcium-activated chloride channel regulator 4-like isoform X1 gives MVRWTLTLRFWVSLLMISSGRWIGMDASRVTMTESGYNNLVVAISSKTPASQSTIIIDNIKKMIADASPVLYVATENRAYFRSVHILIPAEWEHDEASPSTWETFNTADVIVDTPNTMRKDLPYTEHNGKCGETGQRIHFTPDYVATLSEDKNNIQYGEPGKVFVHEWAHYRYGIFDEYGTAGGKYPLFYRQSGSSTIEPNICANYPTMFSEWDISTNTPTCKKDPATKLYDDNCRFKLDRDFLPETSLASYHQIKSVVHFCKDDQAHAHRMDTQNEHNDKCNGESTWTVIMRSPDFADVKKDKNTPINNLLPTVFRIVKGTVARFVVVMDVSGSMKEFNRIGKLDESVRAWIKTDFPSGNELGMVQFSSNAEILSDLRMIADENSREEMMAKVPKEVFVATCIGCGLQLAMQMLKDGGIIVLVTDGKNSPGYHDISDVKKDIVDAKIRVITIAYGSEADKNVEHLADVTGGKSYFIKDDDSSETLQQAFVGASTYQSTVKNEDLIFKLFEKELTASGDQTDLTDEFVVDETVGRNLKLSVFNLDDEMSVESVELTGPDGDVVNNFVFDTTTATLTVELAKIGQWSLKVSLKSSQSKPVQVTVTTRLRPDVTTPIKTECVIPSGSDIRDANEKKIIIQAKVLKGTHPVTGASVKAFVVKPNGDTAIFDLLDNGSDADGTEDDGVYSKYFAYPNQQGRYSVKCQVNSNHKSFENLGFIGSASPQLFDPQIDETIIGEVERIPMADFTRIASAGSFQVGIPVSIDDSYPPAKVTDLSIMVVKDTAANISIALKWTAPGDDLDSGTVSYYELKYSDVVTDVMNSNFNNESAIRGNRSIITEEDLVAGSLQPSEAGVQQTATFQLTDVQRERPYYLSLRAVDKADKAGQVSNLVVFFIPDKTLVVLTRNTEDDSWEEANPEDDSNSGEAVDPEINIHINSNEASYRLGSLLIAAISLILIVCLCVALLMVVVKHTQVYRYDGIPA, from the exons ATGGTTCGATGGACGCTCACGCTTCGGTTTTGGGTCTCGCTGTTGATGATCAGTTCCGGACGATGGATTGGAATGGATGCGAGTCGAGTGACTATGACAGAATCCGGTTACAATAACTTGGTGGTGGCCATCAGTTCGAAAACGCCCGCGAGTCAATCGACAATTATCATCGACAACATCAAg AAAATGATAGCGGATGCTTCTCCGGTGCTCTACGTGGCGACCGAGAATCGAGCTTACTTCCGAAGTGTCCACATTCTAATTCCAGCTGAATGGGAGCACGACGAGGCTAGTCCCAGCACTTGGGAAACGTTCAAC ACGGCTGACGTCATCGTGGACACACCCAATACCATGCGCAAAGATCTGCCCTACACGGAACACAACGGCAAATGCGGCGAAACTGGTCAGAGAATTCACTTCACTCCGGACTACGTGGCCACTCTCTCGGAAGACAAGAACAATATTCAATACGGAGAACCGG gCAAAGTCTTCGTTCACGAATGGGCCCACTATCGCTACGGCATTTTCGACGAGTACGGAACAGCCGGCGGAAAGTATCCGCTCTTCTACCGCCAATCGGGCTCTTCCACCATCGAGCCCAACATCTGCGCTAATTACCCGACCATGTTCAGCGAGTGGGACATTAGCACCAACACTCCGACCTGCAAGAAAGATCCGGCCACAAAGCTTTATGACGACAATTGTCGATTTAAGTTGGACCGAGATTTTTTGCCGGAAACTTCGCTGGCTTCCTATCACCAAATTAAATCA GTGGTTCATTTTTGCAAGGACGACCAAGCGCATGCGCACAGGATGGACACTCAAAACGAGCACAATGACAAGTGCAACGGGGAAAGCACCTGGACGGTCATCATGCGGAGCCCCGACTTTGCGGATGTAAA AAAGGATAAAAATACACCAATCAATAACCTGCTGCCGACGGTATTCCGGATCGTCAAAGGAACCGTTGCGCGATTCGTTGTCGTCATGGATGTTTCCGGCAGCATGAAGGAATTC AACCGGATTGGCAAATTGGACGAGTCCGTCCGCGCCTGGATCAAAACTGATTTCCCAAGCGGAAATGAATTGGGAATGGTCCAGTTCAG ttcgaATGCTGAAATTTTAAGTGACCTGCGAATGATTGCAGACGAGAATTCACGCGAAGAAATGATGGCAAAAGTGCCCAAAGAGGTTTTCGTGGCCACTTGCATTGGGTGTGGCCTCCAACTGGCGATGCAG ATGCTAAAGGATGGTGGGATCATCGTCTTGGTAACGGACGGCAAAAATTCACCCGGTTATCACGACATTTCTGACGTGAAGAAGGACATCGTCGATGCCAAGATCCGCGTCATCACCATCGCCTATGG GAGTGAGGCGGACAAGAATGTCGAGCATTTGGCTGACGTCACTGGTGGTAAAAGTTATTTCATCAAGGACGATGACAGCAGTGAAACCCTACAACAGGCATTTGTGGGCGCTTCGACCTACCAGTCGACCGTGAAAAACGAGGACTTGATATTCAAATTGttcgaaaaagaattgacGGCCAGTGGTGATCAAACAGATTTGACGGATGAATTCGTTGTCGACGAGACAGTTGgacgaaatttgaaattgagcgTTTTCAACTTGGATGATGAAATGAGTGTCGAATCTGTTGAGCTGACTGGACCTGATGGCGACGTCGTGAACAATTTCGTTTTCGACACGACCACCGCTACACTCACTGTCGAATTGGCGAAG ATCGGTCAGTGGTCCCTGAAAGTGAGCTTGAAAAGTTCCCAGTCTAAACCGGTTCAAGTCACCGTGACGACTCGGTTGCGCCCGGATGTTACAACGCCCATCAAAACTGAATGCGTTATTCCAAGTG GAAGTGATATAAGAGACGCAAATGAGAAGAAGATTATTATTCAGGCCAAGGTTTTGAAAGGAACTCATCCAGTCACGGGAGCATCAGTCAA AGCTTTTGTGGTGAAACCCAACGGTGACACGGCGATCTTTGACTTGCTGGACAACGGCAGCGATGCGGATGGCACGGAAGACGATGGCGTTTATTCCAAATATTTTGCCTATCCCAATCAACAGGGACGGTACTCAGTCAAGTGCCAAGTGAACAGCAATCACAAGTCATTCGAGAATCTGGGCTTTATCGGCTCAGCCAGTCCTCAACTCTTTG ATCCTCAAATTGATGAGACGATCATTGGAGAAGTCGAAAGAATTCCAATGGCAGATTTTACCCGAATCGCTTCCGCTGGCTCGTTTCag GTGGGAATCCCGGTCTCCATTGACGACTCCTACCCACCAGCTAAAGTCACCGATCTGTCGATTATGGTCGTCAAAGACACCGCCGCAAATATTTCAATAGCACTTAAATGGACCGCTCCCGGAGATGATCTCGATTCCGGCACAG TTTCTTACTACGAACTCAAGTATTCCGATGTCGTCACTGATGTCATGAACTCCAACTTTAACAACGAATCCGCCATTCGGGGGAATCGATCCATCATCACGGAAGAGGATCTCGTGGCCGGTTCGCTCCAGCCGAGCGAAGCCGGCGTCCAGCAAACGGCCACATTTCAGCTGACGGACGTCCAGCGGGAGAGACCCTATTACTTGTCTCTGCGGGCCGTGGACAAGGCGGACAAAGCCGGCCAAGTCTCCAACTTGGTCGTTTTCTTCATCCCGGACAAAACGTTGGTAGTTTTAACGAGGAATACCGAAGACGACAGTTGGGAAGAAGCGAATCCAGAGGACGACAGTAATTCGGGAGAAGCGGTTGATCCCGAAATTAACATTCACATCAATTCTAATGAGGCGAGTTATCGTCTAGGTTCGTTATTAATTGCAGCGATCAGTCTGATTTTGATCGTTTGCTTGTGCGTGGCTTTGCTGATGGTCGTCGTCAAACACACGCAGGTGTACCGTTACGACGGCATTCCCGCCTAG
- the LOC124209216 gene encoding calcium-activated chloride channel regulator 4-like isoform X2: protein MIADASPVLYVATENRAYFRSVHILIPAEWEHDEASPSTWETFNTADVIVDTPNTMRKDLPYTEHNGKCGETGQRIHFTPDYVATLSEDKNNIQYGEPGKVFVHEWAHYRYGIFDEYGTAGGKYPLFYRQSGSSTIEPNICANYPTMFSEWDISTNTPTCKKDPATKLYDDNCRFKLDRDFLPETSLASYHQIKSVVHFCKDDQAHAHRMDTQNEHNDKCNGESTWTVIMRSPDFADVKKDKNTPINNLLPTVFRIVKGTVARFVVVMDVSGSMKEFNRIGKLDESVRAWIKTDFPSGNELGMVQFSSNAEILSDLRMIADENSREEMMAKVPKEVFVATCIGCGLQLAMQMLKDGGIIVLVTDGKNSPGYHDISDVKKDIVDAKIRVITIAYGSEADKNVEHLADVTGGKSYFIKDDDSSETLQQAFVGASTYQSTVKNEDLIFKLFEKELTASGDQTDLTDEFVVDETVGRNLKLSVFNLDDEMSVESVELTGPDGDVVNNFVFDTTTATLTVELAKIGQWSLKVSLKSSQSKPVQVTVTTRLRPDVTTPIKTECVIPSGSDIRDANEKKIIIQAKVLKGTHPVTGASVKAFVVKPNGDTAIFDLLDNGSDADGTEDDGVYSKYFAYPNQQGRYSVKCQVNSNHKSFENLGFIGSASPQLFDPQIDETIIGEVERIPMADFTRIASAGSFQVGIPVSIDDSYPPAKVTDLSIMVVKDTAANISIALKWTAPGDDLDSGTVSYYELKYSDVVTDVMNSNFNNESAIRGNRSIITEEDLVAGSLQPSEAGVQQTATFQLTDVQRERPYYLSLRAVDKADKAGQVSNLVVFFIPDKTLVVLTRNTEDDSWEEANPEDDSNSGEAVDPEINIHINSNEASYRLGSLLIAAISLILIVCLCVALLMVVVKHTQVYRYDGIPA from the exons ATGATAGCGGATGCTTCTCCGGTGCTCTACGTGGCGACCGAGAATCGAGCTTACTTCCGAAGTGTCCACATTCTAATTCCAGCTGAATGGGAGCACGACGAGGCTAGTCCCAGCACTTGGGAAACGTTCAAC ACGGCTGACGTCATCGTGGACACACCCAATACCATGCGCAAAGATCTGCCCTACACGGAACACAACGGCAAATGCGGCGAAACTGGTCAGAGAATTCACTTCACTCCGGACTACGTGGCCACTCTCTCGGAAGACAAGAACAATATTCAATACGGAGAACCGG gCAAAGTCTTCGTTCACGAATGGGCCCACTATCGCTACGGCATTTTCGACGAGTACGGAACAGCCGGCGGAAAGTATCCGCTCTTCTACCGCCAATCGGGCTCTTCCACCATCGAGCCCAACATCTGCGCTAATTACCCGACCATGTTCAGCGAGTGGGACATTAGCACCAACACTCCGACCTGCAAGAAAGATCCGGCCACAAAGCTTTATGACGACAATTGTCGATTTAAGTTGGACCGAGATTTTTTGCCGGAAACTTCGCTGGCTTCCTATCACCAAATTAAATCA GTGGTTCATTTTTGCAAGGACGACCAAGCGCATGCGCACAGGATGGACACTCAAAACGAGCACAATGACAAGTGCAACGGGGAAAGCACCTGGACGGTCATCATGCGGAGCCCCGACTTTGCGGATGTAAA AAAGGATAAAAATACACCAATCAATAACCTGCTGCCGACGGTATTCCGGATCGTCAAAGGAACCGTTGCGCGATTCGTTGTCGTCATGGATGTTTCCGGCAGCATGAAGGAATTC AACCGGATTGGCAAATTGGACGAGTCCGTCCGCGCCTGGATCAAAACTGATTTCCCAAGCGGAAATGAATTGGGAATGGTCCAGTTCAG ttcgaATGCTGAAATTTTAAGTGACCTGCGAATGATTGCAGACGAGAATTCACGCGAAGAAATGATGGCAAAAGTGCCCAAAGAGGTTTTCGTGGCCACTTGCATTGGGTGTGGCCTCCAACTGGCGATGCAG ATGCTAAAGGATGGTGGGATCATCGTCTTGGTAACGGACGGCAAAAATTCACCCGGTTATCACGACATTTCTGACGTGAAGAAGGACATCGTCGATGCCAAGATCCGCGTCATCACCATCGCCTATGG GAGTGAGGCGGACAAGAATGTCGAGCATTTGGCTGACGTCACTGGTGGTAAAAGTTATTTCATCAAGGACGATGACAGCAGTGAAACCCTACAACAGGCATTTGTGGGCGCTTCGACCTACCAGTCGACCGTGAAAAACGAGGACTTGATATTCAAATTGttcgaaaaagaattgacGGCCAGTGGTGATCAAACAGATTTGACGGATGAATTCGTTGTCGACGAGACAGTTGgacgaaatttgaaattgagcgTTTTCAACTTGGATGATGAAATGAGTGTCGAATCTGTTGAGCTGACTGGACCTGATGGCGACGTCGTGAACAATTTCGTTTTCGACACGACCACCGCTACACTCACTGTCGAATTGGCGAAG ATCGGTCAGTGGTCCCTGAAAGTGAGCTTGAAAAGTTCCCAGTCTAAACCGGTTCAAGTCACCGTGACGACTCGGTTGCGCCCGGATGTTACAACGCCCATCAAAACTGAATGCGTTATTCCAAGTG GAAGTGATATAAGAGACGCAAATGAGAAGAAGATTATTATTCAGGCCAAGGTTTTGAAAGGAACTCATCCAGTCACGGGAGCATCAGTCAA AGCTTTTGTGGTGAAACCCAACGGTGACACGGCGATCTTTGACTTGCTGGACAACGGCAGCGATGCGGATGGCACGGAAGACGATGGCGTTTATTCCAAATATTTTGCCTATCCCAATCAACAGGGACGGTACTCAGTCAAGTGCCAAGTGAACAGCAATCACAAGTCATTCGAGAATCTGGGCTTTATCGGCTCAGCCAGTCCTCAACTCTTTG ATCCTCAAATTGATGAGACGATCATTGGAGAAGTCGAAAGAATTCCAATGGCAGATTTTACCCGAATCGCTTCCGCTGGCTCGTTTCag GTGGGAATCCCGGTCTCCATTGACGACTCCTACCCACCAGCTAAAGTCACCGATCTGTCGATTATGGTCGTCAAAGACACCGCCGCAAATATTTCAATAGCACTTAAATGGACCGCTCCCGGAGATGATCTCGATTCCGGCACAG TTTCTTACTACGAACTCAAGTATTCCGATGTCGTCACTGATGTCATGAACTCCAACTTTAACAACGAATCCGCCATTCGGGGGAATCGATCCATCATCACGGAAGAGGATCTCGTGGCCGGTTCGCTCCAGCCGAGCGAAGCCGGCGTCCAGCAAACGGCCACATTTCAGCTGACGGACGTCCAGCGGGAGAGACCCTATTACTTGTCTCTGCGGGCCGTGGACAAGGCGGACAAAGCCGGCCAAGTCTCCAACTTGGTCGTTTTCTTCATCCCGGACAAAACGTTGGTAGTTTTAACGAGGAATACCGAAGACGACAGTTGGGAAGAAGCGAATCCAGAGGACGACAGTAATTCGGGAGAAGCGGTTGATCCCGAAATTAACATTCACATCAATTCTAATGAGGCGAGTTATCGTCTAGGTTCGTTATTAATTGCAGCGATCAGTCTGATTTTGATCGTTTGCTTGTGCGTGGCTTTGCTGATGGTCGTCGTCAAACACACGCAGGTGTACCGTTACGACGGCATTCCCGCCTAG
- the LOC124209228 gene encoding calcium-activated chloride channel regulator 4A-like produces MNCRFNLFIALVLALYLTTANSTSISIANNAYSNIVVAISPDVPNTWSETILKNIQLMIRRASSVLYRATEKRAYFKDVRILVPESWSNIRANLSTWETYSEADVRVAPPRSTYGNTPYTVQSGGCGQPGEYIHLTPDYLRTATDPNTTATYGQPEKVFVHEWSHLRYGVFDEYGYQGDKKYPLFYKEPNDQEIQVNLCSDTPPIFTTKDIITQGPCKIDPATGVYDNNCAYQLSPAFLPDSSLMSVHSLDSVVDFCKEDQALGHVFDAPNKHNAMCGGASTWTVITLHPDFAMNNNPPNDVVFIEPNFQIVRSSGSRFVLVSDTSGSMNDYNRIVRLYESSRRWIKYDISDGSKLGMVQFANNARILSPIVEINGDASREALIARLPVTAVGGTCIGCGLQKALDLLRPGGPGGVILLLTDGEETDRPFINDVISDVIKSGARVVSIAFGRKAEDKIEDLATKTNGKSYFIDDNDSSQGLNDAFIGSLTYQPAVSADQIVVLLFQRQYQNVTETINENFSVDSTVGRNFIFRIDYTQKNYLRSFSLKSPSGTVYTQLVYDDVAKVAMFKLAEAEVGKWYFTLTVTSSTVDAAAVHVTSQTRSTTTAPITTECYVPDGNTSNNTDTSRVRILAKVMQGANPVVRAKVKARVEMPSGPAEVIELLDNGASADTTSDDGIYSRYFVSATTQGRYTVECEIWSDGSAYVNVASFTKSNPRTRSTTSRMTGSFTRMADGGSFKMAQSVSSSVDNYPPSRITDLFVVDVQNNPETNVTIQFTAPGEDLDFGTASRYEIRYSPVFNDLRAVNFGSKTDNSTLVQQEHVLNGSLQPLESGSMQIISFVMKVESSSSEAKTYYVALRALDRSGQAGTASNIVSAQLYPSGDGPASSLSTKAIIAIAVGSLLGCLLIAAIAYLIARKKYLSYDEAKTRP; encoded by the exons ATGAATTGCCGGTTCAATCTCTTCATCGCCTTAGTGTTGGCCCTGTACTTGACCACCGCCAATTCCACCAGTATCTCTATAGCTAATAACGCTTATTCAAATATAGTAGTGGCTATTTCTCCCGACGTGCCCAACACCTGGTCCGAAACCATCCTGAAAAACATTCAA TTGATGATAAGAAGAGCATCGAGTGTCCTGTACCGAGCTACCGAAAAGCGAGCTTACTTCAAAGATGTTCGCATCCTTGTTCCGGAATCTTGGAGCAACATCCGCGCTAATCTCAGCACATGGGAAACATATTCG GAGGCTGACGTACGAGTGGCACCACCCAGATCGACTTATGGCAACACGCCCTATACCGTCCAATCGGGCGGATGTGGCCAACCGGGCGAGTACATCCATCTGACGCCGGACTACCTCCGCACGGCGACAGATCCCAATACAACGGCAACTTACGGGCAGCCTG AAAAGGTATTTGTTCACGAGTGGTCTCACCTGCGCTATGGCGTTTTCGACGAGTACGGTTACCAGGGCGACAAGAAATATCCGCTATTCTACAAGGAGCCCAACGATCAAGAAATCCAGGTCAATTTGTGCTCCGACACTCCTCCCATCTTCACTACAAA ggACATCATTACTCAAGGCCCGTGCAAAATCGATCCGGCCACTGGTGTCTACGACAATAATTGCGCTTACCAACTCTCGCCGGCATTCTTACCGGATTCGTCGCTCATGTCCGTTCACTCTCTCGATTCG GTGGTGGATTTCTGCAAAGAAGACCAGGCATTGGGCCACGTCTTCGACGCACCGAACAAACACAACGCTATGTGTGGAGGGGCCAGCACTTGGACGGTTATCACTTTGCATCCTGATTTCGCCATGAACAA TAATCCGCCAAACGATGTGGTCTTTATAGAACCCAATTTCCAGATCGTCCGGTCAAGCGGCTCACGGTTCGTGCTCGTCTCAGACACTTCGGGCAGCATGAACGATtac AACCGGATCGTCAGATTGTACGAGTCTTCCCGCCGATGGATCAAGTACGACATTTCCGACGGCAGTAAACTTGGCATGGTCCAATTCGc TAATAATGCTAGAATCCTTAGCCCGATCGTAGAGATCAACGGTGACGCAAGTCGTGAAGCTCTCATAGCTCGGTTACCCGTTACAGCGGTCGGCGGAACTTGCATTGGGTGTGGCCTGCAAAAAGCATTGGAT CTGCTGAGACCTGGTGGACCAGGTGGGGTTATTCTACTTCTAACCGACGGAGAGGAAACAGATAGGCCGTTCATCAACGATGTCATTTCCGACGTGATTAAATCGGGTGCTCGAGTCGTTTCCATCGCATTCGG GAGGAAAGCGGAAGACAAAATTGAAGATTTAGCCACAAAAACGAACGGTAAAAGTTACTTCATTGACGACAACGATTCCAGCCAAGGTCTTAACGACGCTTTCATCGGCTCACTCACTTACCAGCCGGCCGTCTCTGCCGATCagattgttgtcctg ctGTTTCAACGGCAGTACCAGAACGTGACTGAGACGATCAATGAAAATTTCTCGGTCGACTCGACAGTCGGtcgcaatttcattttccgcATTGATTACACGCAAAAGAATTACCTGAGATCGTTCAGCTTGAAATCGCCCAGCGGAACCGTCTACACCCAACTCGTCTACGACGACGTCGCCAAAGTGGCCATGTTCAAACTGGCCGAAGCTGAA GTGGGAAAATGGTATTTTACTTTGACGGTGACCAGCTCCACCGTTGACGCTGCAGCCGTTCACGTCACTTCTCAGACGAGATCAACAACGACGGCCCCCATCACAACTGAATGTTACGTCCCTGATg GAAATACGTCGAATAATACCGACACGAGTCGGGTGAGAATCTTGGCCAAAGTGATGCAAGGCGCCAATCCCGTCGTTCGTGCTAAAGTCAA GGCGCGTGTTGAAATGCCTTCCGGTCCGGCGGAAGTCATCGAACTGTTGGACAATGGAGCGTCGGCCGACACGACGTCCGACGACGGCATCTACTCACGTTACTTTGTGTCAGCCACGACCCAGGGGCGTTACACCGTCGAATGCGAAATTTGGAGCGATGGATCGGCTTACGTCAACGTCGCATCCTTCACCAAATCGAATCCTCGAACGAGATCGACAACATCCAGGATGACCGGCTCGTTCACCCGAATGGCCGACGGTGGTTCTTTCAAG ATGGCGCAATCAGTTTCCAGCAGTGTGGACAATTATCCGCCCTCGAGAATCACCGATTTGTTCGTTGTAGACGTGCAAAATAATCCCGAAACGAACGTCACCATCCAATTTACAGCACCCGGAGAAGATTTAGATTTCGGAACAG CTTCGAGGTACGAAATTCGTTACTCGCCGGTGTTCAACGACCTCCGCGCAGTTAATTTCGGCTCGAAAACCGACAATTCGACGCTGGTCCAGCAGGAGCACGTCCTGAACGGTTCCCTGCAGCCGCTGGAATCCGGTTCCATGCAAATCATCTCCTTCGTCATGAAGGTGGAGAGTTCCAGCTCGGAGGCCAAGACTTACTACGTCGCCCTGAGAGCGCTGGATCGGAGCGGCCAGGCCGGAACGGCGTCCAACATCGTCTCCGCCCAATTATACCCATCCGGCGACGGCCCGGCGTCGAGCTTGTCGACCAAAGCCATTATCGCCATCGCCGTCGGATCTCTGCTCGGCTGTCTTCTCATTGCCGCCATTGCCTACCTTATCGCTCGGAAAAAATACCTGTCCTACGACGAAGCCAAAACCCGGCCTtag
- the LOC124209229 gene encoding importin subunit alpha-1-like, producing the protein MSHQFQHSSDTIENKQPSEVESFDEEALLLWLLNHSNGIEKPMPAGPIVPPSDTPAHIPMGQVTQLAGAVSNVTMTAYLEDQSALPGLGAATAARGLESAMDQQAGCSHFIDVMNPHLSGQPDAFETPCRGTVGSNIPSQSHLDESHETPSTERPRLGLGRVLYELQQYGILGSESYNGPVCFNCCGCHSLSCCPEEKVERVIRRNVDALFRKTIQPTTMDHYCVESTNSPSASMSIEEIVCGIDSGDEYQEMIATRAARENLCMESECPPLNILLRIPKLVQFLNRDSAPELQLEAAWSLAIIVSGPSEQTKAVVRTGATDKFISLLGSFSDNIFSNDFTTLTLKSDLVEPAMWALGSIAGDGPDLRDYVIEQGITKPLVSLIEHDTWSTLSSVSAWTLSNLCRKPHLSVPAVRKLLPALGILISHDDPETLHYSCWALAFLTDGPNEIIQEIVEAGLVPRLISLLNHNEGAVVTPVLKAIRNIAAGNELDEIGCVSAAGAI; encoded by the exons ATGTCTCATCAGTTCCAGCATTCCTCAGACACCATTGAAAACAAACAGCCATCAGAAGTGGAATCTTTCGATGAGGAAGCCCTTCTCCTCTGGTTGTTGAATCATTCAAACGGG ATTGAAAAACCAATGCCAGCTGGGCCCATAGTGCCTCCATCCGATACTCCTGCTCATATTCCCATGGGTCAAGTCACTCAATTGGCTGGTGCTGTTTCCAATGTCACCATGACTGCTTATCTAGAGGATCAATCCGCTTTGCCTGGACTTGGGGCCGCAACTGCCGCTCGAGGATTAGAATCTGCTATGGATCAGCAAGCTGGTTGTTCCCATTTCATCGATGTTATGAATCCGCACTTATCAGGCCAACCGGATGCATTTGAAACACCCTGTAGAGGAACAGTAGGCAGCAATATTCCGAGTCAATCGCATCTTG ATGAGAGTCATGAGACTCCATCCACCGAGCGTCCACGCTTGGGTTTAGGTCGTGTTTTGTACGAGCTCCAACAATATGGTATTTTGGGTTCAGAGAGTTACAACGGTCCTGTTTGTTTCAATTGTTGTGGTTGTCACTCACTGAGCTGTTGcccggaagaaaaagttgagcGCGTGATTCGACGAAACGTTGATGCCTTATTTCGAAAAACAATCCAACCCACCACTAT GGATCATTATTGCGTGGAATCGACAAATTCGCCGTCAGCCAGCATGAGTATTGAAGAAATTGTCTGTG GCATTGACAGCGGTGATGAATATCAGGAGATGATTGCTACTCGTGCTGCACGTGAAAACCTCTGCATGGAATCTGAGTGTCCACCGCTGAACATTTTGCTTCGTATTCCGAAGCTAGTACAATTCCTCAACCGTGACAGCGC accTGAGCTGCAATTGGAAGCAGCATGGTCCCTAGCAATCATTGTCTCAGGCCCATCTGAGCAGACCAAAGCTGTTGTTAGGACTGGGGCTACAGATAAATTCATTTCCTTGTTAGGATCATTTTCTGACAACATCTTCTCAAATGATTTTACAACTTTGACGCTCAAATCGGATTTGGTCGAACCAGCTATGTGGGCTCTCGGTAGTATTGCCGGTGACGGTCCAGATCTACGAGATTATGTTATCGAACAAGGCATTACGAAGCCTCTAGTTTCCTTGATCGAGCATGATACATGG TCTAcgttgtcttccgtttccgcaTGGACCTTGTCCAATTTGTGCCGTAAGCCTCATCTCAGTGTTCCTGCTGTTCGGAAGCTTCTCCCCGCTTTGGGTATCTTAATTTCTCACGACGACCCAGAAACTCTACATTATTCTTGCTGGGCTCTAGCGTTCCTCACTGATGGTCCAAACGAAATCATTCAAGAAATAGTCGAAGCGGGACTCGTCCCTCGCCTCATCTCTTTATTGAATCATAATGAGGGCGCCGTAGTAACTCCAGTTCTAAAAGCCATTCGCAACATTGCAGCAGGCAACGAACTTGATGAAATTGGTTGTGTTTCCGCTGCTGGTGCAATTTAA